A part of Solicola gregarius genomic DNA contains:
- the pruA gene encoding L-glutamate gamma-semialdehyde dehydrogenase yields MDAVTNPPAPRNEKVFEYEPGTPERDSLEAALKVVGGTKHELTCTIGGVESYADGPKIEVVEPHAHAHVLATMGTATHADATAAIDAAAEAARPWRELSFDDRAQVLLRAADLLTGPWRDTINAATMLGQSKTAYQAEIDAACELADFWRFNVHFARRLIAEQPVSSPGVWNRLDHRPLEGFVYAITPFNFTAIAANLPTAPALMGNTVLWKPSPTQGLAAHYTMRLLEAAGMPPGVINLLTGDGLDVSEVALTHPDLAGVHFTGSSATFQHLWSTVGANIGGYRTYPRLVGETGGKDFVLAHSSADPDTLRTALVRGAYDYQGQKCSAASRAYVARSVWEQVRDGLVDEVRSLSTGDVSDFSHFMGAVIDKRSFAKLAAAQQRAHATPSLEVLAGGSSDDSVGYFVEPTLVEGTDPHDEAFTTEYFGPFLAVHVYEDDAYAEELTVIDTSTAYGLTGAIIADDRAAIDQARDSLRYAAGNLYVNDKPTGAVVGQQPFGGGRASGTNDKAGSILNLQRWVSPRAIKETSVAPHQSRYPHQG; encoded by the coding sequence GTGGACGCAGTCACGAACCCGCCCGCCCCGCGCAACGAGAAGGTGTTCGAGTACGAGCCGGGTACGCCCGAGCGCGACTCGCTCGAGGCGGCGCTGAAGGTCGTCGGTGGCACCAAGCACGAGCTCACCTGCACGATCGGCGGCGTCGAGTCGTACGCCGACGGGCCGAAGATCGAGGTCGTCGAGCCCCATGCCCACGCGCACGTACTCGCGACGATGGGCACCGCGACGCACGCGGACGCCACCGCCGCGATCGACGCGGCCGCCGAGGCGGCGCGCCCGTGGCGCGAGCTGAGCTTCGACGACCGGGCCCAGGTGCTGCTGCGCGCGGCAGACCTGCTGACCGGCCCGTGGCGCGACACGATCAACGCAGCGACCATGCTCGGACAGTCGAAGACGGCGTACCAGGCAGAGATCGACGCCGCGTGCGAGCTCGCCGACTTCTGGCGCTTCAACGTGCACTTCGCCCGCCGACTGATCGCCGAGCAGCCGGTCAGCAGCCCCGGCGTCTGGAACCGGCTCGACCACCGCCCACTCGAGGGCTTCGTGTACGCGATCACGCCGTTCAACTTCACCGCGATCGCCGCCAACCTGCCGACCGCACCGGCGCTGATGGGCAACACCGTGCTCTGGAAGCCGTCTCCCACCCAGGGACTGGCGGCCCACTACACGATGCGGCTGCTCGAGGCCGCCGGCATGCCCCCTGGCGTCATCAACCTGCTGACCGGCGACGGGCTGGACGTCTCCGAGGTCGCGCTCACGCATCCGGACCTCGCCGGCGTGCACTTCACCGGCTCCTCGGCGACGTTCCAGCACCTCTGGTCGACCGTCGGCGCCAACATCGGCGGCTACCGCACGTACCCGCGGCTCGTCGGCGAGACCGGCGGCAAGGACTTCGTACTCGCCCATTCCAGCGCCGATCCCGACACGCTGCGCACTGCGCTCGTACGCGGCGCGTACGACTACCAGGGCCAGAAGTGCTCGGCGGCGTCGCGCGCGTACGTCGCGCGGTCGGTGTGGGAGCAGGTACGCGACGGCCTCGTCGACGAGGTGCGGTCGCTTTCGACGGGCGACGTCTCCGACTTCTCCCACTTCATGGGCGCGGTCATCGACAAGCGCAGCTTCGCCAAGCTGGCGGCGGCGCAGCAGCGGGCGCACGCGACCCCGTCGCTCGAGGTGCTCGCCGGCGGCAGCTCCGACGACAGTGTCGGCTACTTCGTCGAGCCGACGCTCGTCGAGGGCACCGACCCGCACGACGAGGCGTTCACGACGGAGTACTTCGGCCCGTTCCTCGCGGTGCACGTCTACGAGGACGACGCGTACGCCGAGGAGCTGACGGTCATCGACACCAGCACGGCGTACGGGCTGACCGGCGCCATCATCGCCGACGACCGCGCGGCCATCGACCAGGCACGCGACTCGTTGCGCTATGCCGCGGGCAACCTCTACGTGAACGACAAGCCGACCGGTGCGGTCGTCGGGCAGCAACCGTTCGGCGGCGGACGAGCGTCCGGCACCAACGACAAGGCCGGGTCGATCCTGAACCTGCAACGGTGGGTGAGCCCGCGGGCGATCAAGGAGACCTCGGTCGCCCCGCACCAGTCCCGCTACCCGCACCAGGGCTGA
- the gcvT gene encoding glycine cleavage system aminomethyltransferase GcvT: MANGPDSALLRSPLHDRHVGLGAKFAEFGGWEMPLEYAGGGVLAEHKAVREAVGLFDVSHLGKAVVRGAGALAYVNRCLSADLDKIGPGQAQYTLCCDESGGVVDDLIAYVRADDDVFLVPNAANTTEVVRRLAAAAPDGVEVIDQHRDFAVLAVQGPHSDAVLDAVGLPTGHDYMSFASATYDDASLTVCRTGYTGERGYELVVPAGAAATVWDAVMLAGEEFGLRAAGLGARDTLRTEMGYPLHGQDLSLDITPVMGRAAWAVGWDKAEFWGKPALVEQRAAKTSRVSRGLVAAGRGIPRPGMTVRNADGTEIGEVTSGTFSPSLRKGIALALVDRGLADGQSVSVDVRGRTEPFTVTKPPFVSDSVR; this comes from the coding sequence ATGGCTAACGGACCTGACAGCGCGCTGCTGCGCTCCCCGCTGCACGACCGCCACGTCGGCCTCGGCGCCAAGTTCGCCGAGTTCGGCGGCTGGGAGATGCCGCTCGAGTACGCCGGGGGAGGAGTGCTCGCCGAGCACAAGGCGGTACGCGAGGCCGTCGGGCTGTTCGATGTGAGTCACCTCGGCAAGGCGGTCGTACGTGGCGCGGGTGCGCTCGCGTACGTCAACCGCTGCCTGAGCGCGGACCTCGACAAGATCGGCCCGGGGCAGGCGCAGTACACGCTGTGCTGCGACGAGTCCGGTGGCGTCGTCGACGACCTGATCGCCTACGTTCGCGCCGACGACGACGTCTTCCTCGTCCCGAACGCAGCCAACACAACCGAGGTCGTACGCAGGCTGGCCGCGGCCGCACCCGACGGCGTCGAGGTCATCGACCAGCACCGCGACTTCGCCGTGCTCGCGGTGCAGGGGCCACACAGCGACGCCGTGCTCGACGCGGTGGGCCTGCCGACGGGGCACGACTACATGTCGTTCGCGTCGGCGACGTACGACGACGCGTCGCTCACGGTCTGCCGGACCGGCTACACGGGGGAGCGCGGGTACGAGCTGGTCGTACCGGCCGGAGCGGCCGCGACCGTGTGGGATGCCGTCATGCTGGCCGGTGAGGAGTTCGGCCTCCGCGCCGCGGGCCTCGGCGCTCGCGACACGCTGCGCACCGAGATGGGCTACCCCCTGCACGGTCAGGACCTCTCGCTCGACATCACACCGGTGATGGGGCGTGCGGCGTGGGCCGTCGGCTGGGACAAAGCGGAGTTCTGGGGCAAGCCCGCGCTCGTCGAGCAGCGGGCCGCCAAGACGTCTCGTGTCTCGCGTGGGCTGGTCGCTGCGGGCAGGGGAATCCCGCGCCCGGGTATGACGGTCCGCAACGCGGACGGCACCGAGATCGGCGAGGTCACCTCGGGCACGTTCTCGCCCAGCCTGCGCAAGGGCATCGCGCTCGCACTCGTCGACCGCGGGCTGGCCGACGGGCAGTCGGTGTCGGTCGACGTACGCGGGCGCACCGAGCCGTTCACGGTGACGAAACCGCCGTTCGTGTCCGACTCGGTGCGCTAG
- a CDS encoding leucyl aminopeptidase yields the protein MPSVSISSASPTTTRSDVLIVAATSSGKQVSVLAPADEVADAFGRSLQPTLSTLGFTGKEGQVAKLPTNGVVKSPLVILVGVGESAEPSAETLRRAAAVGVKATSNADSVAVAFPTPDDDAVSAVAEGVLLGSYRFDRYKSSPDDDAVNSVVILSERSRTKGGKAAIDRAETVASAVCLARDWVNTGAGDLTPPAYADAVTEAASDDKVKVTVWDDARLTKEGCGGILGVGRASDSESRLVQIAYKPKKPVAHLALVGKGITFDSGGLSIKPGSGMMTMKCDMAGSAAVIAATLAIARLGLPVRVTCVAAMAENMVSGSATRPGDVLTIRGGTTVEVHNTDAEGRLVLADALVVATEHQPDFLVDVATLTGACVVGLGERTAGVLSNDDTLRSAVPRLADSVGEPMWPLPIAEEMRAKVRSSEIADLRQHNPKPVGGTLYAAAFLREFVGESRWAHLDIAGPGFNNESAYGYVPKGGTGVAVRTLVATAQAIADGDLA from the coding sequence ATGCCATCGGTCAGCATCAGCTCAGCCAGTCCTACGACGACGCGCTCGGACGTGCTCATCGTCGCCGCGACCTCGTCCGGCAAGCAGGTGAGCGTGCTCGCACCCGCCGACGAGGTCGCGGACGCGTTCGGCCGATCGCTGCAGCCGACCCTGTCGACGCTCGGCTTCACCGGCAAGGAGGGACAGGTCGCGAAGCTGCCGACGAACGGAGTCGTGAAGTCGCCGCTGGTGATCCTCGTCGGTGTCGGTGAGAGCGCAGAGCCGTCCGCCGAGACGTTGCGTCGTGCCGCGGCCGTCGGGGTCAAGGCCACCTCGAACGCCGACTCGGTGGCGGTCGCGTTCCCCACACCGGACGACGATGCGGTCTCCGCCGTGGCAGAGGGCGTCCTGCTCGGCAGCTACCGCTTCGACCGCTACAAGTCGTCTCCCGACGACGATGCCGTGAACTCGGTCGTGATCCTGTCGGAGCGCTCTCGTACGAAGGGTGGTAAGGCGGCGATCGATCGCGCCGAGACCGTCGCCTCGGCGGTCTGCCTCGCCCGCGACTGGGTGAATACCGGTGCCGGCGACCTGACACCGCCGGCGTATGCAGACGCGGTCACCGAGGCCGCGTCGGACGACAAGGTCAAGGTCACCGTTTGGGACGACGCCCGCCTCACCAAGGAGGGCTGCGGCGGCATCCTCGGCGTCGGCCGCGCCTCCGACAGCGAGTCGCGTCTGGTCCAGATCGCCTACAAGCCCAAGAAGCCCGTTGCCCACCTCGCCCTCGTCGGCAAGGGCATCACGTTCGACTCGGGTGGTCTGTCGATCAAGCCGGGCTCGGGGATGATGACGATGAAGTGCGATATGGCGGGCTCCGCCGCGGTGATCGCCGCGACGCTCGCGATCGCCCGGCTCGGACTCCCGGTCCGCGTCACGTGCGTCGCCGCCATGGCCGAGAACATGGTCAGCGGCTCGGCGACCCGGCCCGGAGACGTGCTGACGATCCGTGGCGGCACGACGGTCGAGGTGCACAACACCGACGCCGAGGGCCGGCTCGTGCTCGCCGACGCGCTGGTCGTCGCGACCGAGCACCAGCCCGACTTCCTCGTCGACGTCGCGACGCTGACCGGTGCATGCGTCGTCGGCCTCGGCGAGCGGACGGCCGGTGTGCTGTCCAACGACGACACGCTCCGCTCCGCCGTTCCCCGGCTTGCCGATTCGGTCGGCGAGCCGATGTGGCCGCTGCCGATCGCCGAGGAGATGCGCGCGAAGGTGCGCAGCTCCGAGATCGCCGACCTACGTCAGCACAACCCGAAGCCGGTCGGTGGCACGTTGTACGCGGCCGCGTTCTTGCGCGAGTTCGTCGGCGAGTCGCGCTGGGCGCACCTCGACATCGCCGGCCCGGGCTTCAACAACGAGAGCGCGTACGGCTACGTGCCCAAGGGCGGCACCGGCGTCGCCGTACGTACGCTCGTGGCGACCGCGCAGGCGATCGCCGACGGCGATCTGGCCTGA
- a CDS encoding TIGR01777 family oxidoreductase — MKYVIGGASGQTGTALCRHLRSNGHDVVALVRRDPRGPNESRWDPYTGSVDAALIGSADVVVNLSGADPRRIPWTPAYKRRILDSRVSATRTLARAVAAATSKPAFLSASGSTIYGAERGPEVLTETSRTGSGFLCSVALHWEEEASIAADAGARVCLLRTTATLDRTGGLLQLMLPVFRLGLGARFGDGSQYFSCLSLRDWVAAVAWLAADDSAMGAYNLACPETPTNAELTRELARRLRRPAVLRAPGAPMRWVLGEQALAVLGSSRVRPARLLDSGFEFRDPDVAAILATALG, encoded by the coding sequence ATGAAGTACGTCATCGGCGGTGCCTCGGGCCAGACGGGCACGGCGCTGTGTCGGCACCTGCGCAGCAACGGACACGACGTCGTCGCACTCGTACGTCGTGATCCGCGCGGTCCGAACGAGTCACGCTGGGACCCGTACACCGGCTCGGTCGACGCAGCGCTGATCGGCTCGGCCGACGTCGTCGTCAACCTGTCCGGCGCCGACCCGCGACGCATCCCGTGGACGCCGGCGTACAAGCGCCGCATCCTCGACTCCCGGGTCTCCGCGACGCGAACGCTCGCGCGTGCCGTCGCGGCAGCGACGTCGAAGCCGGCGTTCCTGAGCGCGTCGGGTTCGACGATCTACGGCGCCGAGCGTGGGCCCGAGGTGCTCACCGAGACCTCGCGGACCGGGAGCGGGTTCCTCTGCTCGGTCGCCCTCCACTGGGAGGAAGAGGCATCGATCGCGGCCGACGCCGGTGCGCGGGTGTGCCTGCTGCGTACGACCGCGACGCTCGACCGTACGGGCGGGCTGCTGCAGCTGATGCTGCCCGTCTTCCGACTCGGGCTCGGCGCGAGATTCGGCGACGGCTCGCAGTACTTCTCCTGCCTGTCGCTACGAGACTGGGTCGCGGCCGTCGCCTGGCTGGCGGCAGACGATTCGGCGATGGGTGCCTACAACCTGGCGTGCCCGGAGACGCCGACGAACGCGGAGCTGACCCGTGAGCTCGCCCGCCGCCTGCGCCGACCTGCCGTGTTGCGCGCTCCGGGCGCCCCGATGCGGTGGGTACTCGGCGAGCAGGCCCTCGCCGTACTCGGCTCGTCTCGGGTGCGACCCGCGCGGCTCCTCGACTCCGGGTTCGAGTTCCGCGACCCCGACGTCGCAGCGATCCTCGCCACCGCCCTCGGCTGA
- a CDS encoding serine hydrolase domain-containing protein — MNTKRRIVPGLAAMAAFGIATTIVAPACPATAADGDGDAQAGALRQAAQSTGSIITVRNDGSATTYASGSTSSGANDEPTDADKFRVASNTKMYVSTIVLQLVEEGEVDLDESIGTYLPGVVVGDGIDENVITVRNLLQHTSGIADYATPDVVFNPQYQWVPPKPADLIRLGTRRGSQSKPGTAMAYSNTGYVILGELIEKITGQRIGDVIDERIVNPLGLEETMYAYAGEKAIPGPHFSGYIGVPPLLFETSGHEPGLFGSAGALLSSGSDMTVFVDALVGGDLLTEESLAEMETTFKDTGYGLGLFQLKTSCGVAWGHNGHVPGYLSYAIADGDGRSMFAAVNTSPTVADPSQQFADTIDSAMCGSESTGKATLPKAARVEFRRYAER, encoded by the coding sequence GTGAACACGAAACGCCGCATCGTGCCGGGGCTCGCGGCAATGGCCGCCTTCGGCATCGCCACCACCATCGTCGCACCGGCATGCCCCGCGACGGCCGCCGACGGCGACGGCGACGCGCAGGCGGGCGCCCTACGCCAGGCCGCACAGTCGACCGGCTCGATCATCACGGTCCGCAACGACGGCTCGGCCACGACGTACGCGAGCGGCTCGACGAGTTCCGGTGCGAACGACGAGCCCACCGACGCCGACAAGTTCCGCGTGGCCAGCAACACCAAGATGTACGTCTCGACGATCGTGCTGCAACTCGTCGAGGAGGGCGAGGTCGACCTCGACGAGTCGATCGGCACGTACCTCCCCGGCGTTGTCGTCGGCGACGGCATCGACGAGAACGTGATCACCGTACGCAACCTGCTGCAGCACACCAGCGGCATCGCCGACTACGCGACTCCCGACGTGGTCTTCAACCCGCAGTACCAATGGGTGCCGCCGAAGCCGGCCGACCTGATCAGGCTCGGGACGAGGCGCGGATCGCAGTCGAAGCCAGGAACCGCGATGGCGTACTCGAACACCGGGTATGTGATCCTCGGCGAACTGATCGAGAAGATCACCGGTCAGCGCATCGGCGACGTGATCGACGAGCGCATCGTGAACCCGCTCGGTCTCGAGGAGACGATGTACGCGTACGCGGGCGAGAAGGCGATCCCGGGCCCGCACTTCAGCGGCTACATCGGGGTGCCGCCGCTGCTGTTCGAGACGTCCGGCCACGAGCCCGGCCTGTTCGGGTCAGCCGGCGCACTGCTGTCCTCCGGCTCGGACATGACGGTGTTCGTCGACGCCCTCGTCGGCGGCGATCTGCTGACCGAAGAGTCGCTCGCCGAGATGGAGACCACCTTCAAGGACACCGGATACGGCCTCGGCCTGTTCCAGCTGAAGACGTCGTGCGGCGTCGCCTGGGGGCACAACGGCCACGTACCGGGCTACCTCTCCTACGCCATCGCCGACGGAGACGGCCGCTCGATGTTCGCCGCGGTCAACACCAGCCCGACGGTGGCCGACCCGTCACAGCAGTTCGCCGACACCATCGATTCGGCCATGTGCGGCTCGGAGTCGACTGGCAAGGCCACGCTGCCGAAGGCCGCGCGCGTCGAGTTCCGCCGGTACGCCGAGCGCTGA
- a CDS encoding PucR family transcriptional regulator: MRGASRVAAEYLVGARPAVSAGTRDRRALLARTLEGSARADLVADQLGIDLSAQCVVIAVTVAGGDEPTAELVERAAVGASGAALAASRPSPLVASLGGRVYVLLAAGAAASPSAAAVARGVVKALTRGRGTRAVAGVGGRVALSSMTESRAEADRVADALGRHRGGPDVATLEDLRAEVLLGETLALLDEHDELDDPAVGRLREHDAAHHTSLCESLLAYLQAHGDVRAAAAALYVHPNTLRHRLRRVATVAEIDLDDPTVRLLCHLRLLADARTAS; this comes from the coding sequence TTGCGGGGCGCCTCGCGCGTTGCGGCGGAGTACCTCGTCGGTGCCCGGCCGGCGGTCTCGGCGGGCACCCGTGACCGGCGGGCGCTGCTCGCGCGGACTCTCGAGGGGTCGGCGCGTGCCGACCTCGTCGCGGACCAGCTCGGCATCGACCTGTCCGCACAGTGCGTCGTGATCGCGGTGACGGTCGCCGGCGGCGATGAGCCAACGGCCGAGCTCGTCGAACGCGCCGCGGTCGGCGCGTCCGGTGCCGCGTTGGCCGCGAGCCGGCCATCGCCGCTCGTCGCGTCGCTGGGCGGTCGCGTCTACGTACTCCTCGCAGCCGGTGCGGCGGCGTCCCCGTCCGCGGCGGCCGTCGCCCGCGGCGTGGTGAAGGCACTCACTCGCGGACGAGGCACCCGCGCGGTCGCCGGGGTCGGCGGTCGAGTCGCGCTCTCCTCGATGACCGAGTCGCGAGCGGAGGCCGACCGGGTGGCGGACGCGCTCGGGCGCCACCGCGGCGGTCCCGACGTCGCGACGCTCGAGGACCTCCGGGCCGAGGTCCTGCTCGGCGAGACGCTTGCCCTACTCGACGAGCACGACGAGCTCGACGACCCTGCGGTCGGCCGGCTCCGCGAGCACGACGCCGCGCATCACACCTCGCTCTGCGAGTCGCTGCTGGCGTACCTGCAGGCGCATGGAGACGTACGCGCCGCGGCAGCCGCCTTGTACGTCCACCCGAACACGCTCCGGCATCGACTCCGGCGCGTCGCTACCGTCGCCGAGATCGACCTCGACGATCCGACGGTGCGGCTGCTCTGCCACCTGCGGCTGCTCGCCGACGCGCGTACGGCGTCCTGA
- the sucB gene encoding 2-oxoglutarate dehydrogenase, E2 component, dihydrolipoamide succinyltransferase, which yields MATPVTLPALGESVTEGTVTRWLKQVGDTIAVDEPLLEVSTDKVDTEIPSPVAGTLLEIKADEDETVEVGAELAVVGESGESGGTPAEPAAEEQAEQQAEPEPAAQEQAAPASEPEPAPEPAPAAQAPASGGSANGTPVTLPELGESVTEGTVTRWLKQVGDTIAVDEPLLEISTDKVDTEIPSPVAGTLLEIKADEDETIEVGAELAIVGGDGAAAAPAAEPTPEPEGKSEPEPAPTPQPAQPAPTPPQAPAAQAAPQQSSAPAPSAPAASTAGNGSGSQAYVTPIVRKLANQHGVDLDSIAGSGVGGRIRKQDVLDAAKKPEPVATPAPAPAPAAQSAAPSPDLSGLRGTVQKASRIRQITATKTKESLQGSAQLTQVHEVDVTKIARLRERSKASFQQREGVKLTFLPFFAKATVEALKQHPNVNASYDEDAKEITYHGAINLGIAVDTEQGLLSVVIHDAGDLSLSGLAQRIADLAARARSNKLKPDELSGGTFTVTNLGSNGALFDTPILVQPQSAMLGTGAVVKRPVVIADADGSDTIAIRSMVYLPLTYDHRLIDGADAGRFLTTIKRRLEEGGFEPDLGL from the coding sequence ATGGCCACGCCCGTCACACTCCCCGCCCTCGGTGAAAGCGTCACCGAGGGCACCGTCACCCGCTGGCTCAAGCAGGTCGGCGACACCATCGCGGTCGACGAGCCCCTGCTCGAGGTCTCGACCGACAAGGTCGACACCGAGATCCCCTCGCCCGTCGCCGGCACGTTGCTGGAGATCAAGGCCGATGAGGACGAGACGGTCGAGGTCGGTGCGGAGCTCGCCGTCGTCGGCGAGTCGGGTGAGTCCGGCGGTACGCCGGCCGAGCCGGCCGCCGAGGAGCAGGCCGAGCAGCAGGCCGAGCCGGAGCCCGCCGCGCAGGAACAGGCCGCTCCGGCATCGGAGCCCGAGCCTGCGCCCGAGCCCGCACCGGCCGCACAGGCCCCCGCGTCGGGTGGCAGCGCGAATGGCACGCCGGTGACGCTGCCGGAGCTCGGCGAGAGCGTCACCGAGGGCACCGTGACGCGGTGGCTGAAGCAGGTCGGCGACACCATCGCGGTCGACGAACCTCTGCTCGAGATCTCGACCGACAAGGTCGACACCGAGATCCCCTCCCCCGTCGCCGGCACCCTGTTGGAGATCAAGGCCGACGAGGACGAGACGATCGAGGTCGGTGCCGAGCTGGCGATCGTCGGCGGCGACGGAGCAGCCGCCGCGCCCGCGGCCGAGCCGACACCGGAGCCCGAGGGCAAGAGCGAGCCGGAGCCCGCTCCTACACCGCAGCCGGCACAGCCCGCGCCGACCCCGCCGCAGGCACCTGCCGCGCAGGCCGCGCCGCAGCAGTCGTCCGCTCCGGCGCCGTCGGCTCCGGCGGCTTCGACCGCGGGCAACGGCAGCGGCTCGCAGGCGTACGTCACGCCGATCGTGCGCAAGCTCGCCAACCAGCACGGCGTCGACCTGGACTCGATCGCCGGTTCCGGTGTCGGCGGCCGCATCCGCAAGCAGGACGTGCTCGACGCCGCCAAGAAGCCGGAGCCGGTCGCGACTCCGGCGCCGGCCCCCGCGCCCGCCGCGCAGTCTGCGGCGCCGTCGCCCGATCTGTCCGGATTGCGCGGCACCGTGCAGAAGGCCAGCCGGATCCGCCAGATCACCGCGACGAAGACGAAGGAGTCGCTGCAGGGTTCGGCCCAGCTGACCCAGGTGCACGAGGTCGACGTCACCAAGATCGCGCGGCTGCGCGAACGCTCGAAGGCGTCGTTCCAGCAGCGCGAGGGCGTCAAGCTGACGTTCCTGCCGTTCTTCGCCAAGGCCACCGTCGAGGCGCTCAAGCAGCATCCGAACGTGAACGCTTCGTACGACGAGGACGCCAAGGAGATCACCTACCACGGCGCGATCAACCTCGGCATCGCCGTCGACACCGAGCAGGGCCTGCTGTCGGTCGTCATCCACGACGCCGGCGACCTCAGTCTGTCGGGTCTCGCGCAGCGCATCGCCGACCTCGCCGCGCGGGCGCGCAGCAACAAGCTGAAGCCCGACGAGCTGTCCGGCGGCACGTTCACGGTGACCAACCTCGGCAGCAACGGCGCACTGTTCGACACCCCGATCCTCGTCCAGCCGCAGTCGGCGATGCTCGGCACGGGCGCGGTCGTCAAGCGTCCCGTGGTGATCGCCGACGCCGACGGCAGCGACACGATCGCGATCCGCTCGATGGTCTACCTCCCGCTGACGTACGACCACCGGCTGATCGACGGCGCCGACGCCGGCCGCTTCCTCACCACGATCAAGCGACGCCTGGAGGAGGGCGGCTTCGAGCCCGACCTCGGACTCTGA
- the lpdA gene encoding dihydrolipoyl dehydrogenase translates to MADHADDGFDVVILGGGSGGYACALRAVQLDLKVALIEKAKLGGTCLHNGCIPTKALLHAAEVADAARESETFGVRASLDGIDMAGVNKYKDGVVDRLYKGLTGMIKGAGIAVYEGDGTLVGPNTVEVDGQRVTGKNVVLATGSYARTLPGLEIGGRIITSDEALTLSEVPQSAIVIGGSVIGVEFASVWKSFGVDVTIVEALPNLVPMEDPALSKHLERAFRKRKIDFKTGVKFEKAEQTESGVRVSLETGDVLEADLVLVAVGRGPTTSGLGYEEQGITLDRGWVPTNERLATNVPGVYAVGDLVPGLQLAHRGFAHGIFVAEEIAGLDPMPVVDSGIPRVTYCEPEVASVGLTEQQAREKYADVDTYEYNLGGNGKSQILQTAGIVKLVREKDGPIVGVHMIGDRMGEQVGEASLTVNWEAFPDDVAQFIHAHPTQNETLGEASLALAGKPLHAHS, encoded by the coding sequence GTGGCGGACCACGCCGACGACGGCTTTGACGTAGTGATCCTCGGAGGCGGCAGCGGCGGGTACGCGTGTGCGCTCCGTGCTGTTCAGCTCGATCTGAAGGTCGCACTGATCGAGAAGGCGAAGCTCGGTGGCACCTGCCTGCACAACGGGTGCATTCCGACGAAGGCGTTGCTGCACGCGGCAGAGGTCGCCGACGCGGCCCGCGAGAGCGAGACGTTCGGCGTACGCGCCTCGCTCGACGGCATCGACATGGCCGGCGTCAACAAGTACAAGGACGGCGTCGTCGACCGGCTCTACAAGGGCCTCACCGGCATGATCAAGGGCGCCGGCATCGCCGTGTACGAGGGCGACGGCACGCTGGTCGGTCCCAACACCGTGGAGGTCGACGGGCAGCGCGTGACGGGCAAGAACGTCGTCCTCGCGACCGGCTCGTACGCGCGCACGCTTCCCGGCCTCGAGATCGGCGGCCGGATCATCACCAGCGACGAGGCATTGACCCTCTCGGAGGTTCCGCAGAGCGCGATCGTGATCGGCGGCAGCGTCATCGGCGTCGAGTTCGCATCGGTCTGGAAGTCGTTCGGAGTCGACGTCACGATCGTCGAGGCACTCCCCAACCTGGTCCCGATGGAAGATCCCGCGCTGTCCAAGCACCTCGAGCGCGCGTTCCGCAAGCGCAAGATCGACTTCAAGACCGGCGTGAAGTTCGAGAAGGCCGAGCAGACCGAGTCCGGCGTCCGGGTCAGCCTCGAGACCGGTGACGTCCTGGAGGCGGACCTCGTGCTGGTCGCCGTCGGACGCGGTCCGACCACCTCCGGCCTCGGCTACGAGGAGCAGGGCATCACGCTCGATCGCGGGTGGGTGCCGACCAACGAGCGGCTCGCGACGAACGTCCCCGGCGTCTACGCCGTCGGCGATCTCGTCCCCGGGCTGCAGCTCGCGCACCGCGGTTTCGCGCACGGCATCTTCGTCGCCGAGGAGATCGCCGGCCTCGACCCGATGCCGGTCGTCGACTCGGGCATTCCGCGCGTCACGTACTGCGAGCCGGAGGTCGCCTCGGTCGGGCTGACCGAGCAGCAGGCCCGCGAGAAGTACGCCGACGTCGACACCTACGAGTACAACCTCGGCGGCAACGGCAAGAGCCAGATCCTGCAGACGGCGGGCATCGTCAAGCTCGTCCGCGAGAAGGACGGCCCGATCGTCGGCGTCCACATGATCGGCGACCGGATGGGTGAGCAGGTCGGCGAGGCATCCCTGACCGTGAACTGGGAGGCGTTCCCCGACGATGTCGCACAGTTCATCCACGCGCACCCGACGCAGAACGAGACACTCGGCGAGGCATCGCTTGCCCTCGCCGGCAAGCCGCTGCACGCCCATAGCTGA